A region from the Trueperaceae bacterium genome encodes:
- a CDS encoding phytanoyl-CoA dioxygenase yields MNLSIGTRELELGGKYLGSLRDATHLMSDLPALRERLVEDGYLLIRQLHDPSKVKEARRVFLENLAAAGQLDSGHPLADGVIAEGKRGRFDGDSKKITHSPEFLNLVESPELMQFFSEFLGEPALTYDFKWLRVVGHRGFTGAHYDIVYMGRGTEEVYTVWTPLGDVRYEDGPLAMLVGSHQFDRIRQTYGKMDVDRDKVDGWFSNDPVELVDSYGGQWQTTEFKAGDALIFGMYTMHGSIRNMTNRFRLSADTRYQRASDPVDERWIGENPKAHYAWLKGETVPMEEARKRWGV; encoded by the coding sequence GTGAATCTAAGTATAGGTACTCGGGAGTTAGAACTCGGCGGCAAGTACTTGGGTTCCTTAAGAGACGCTACACATTTAATGTCGGACTTGCCGGCACTTCGGGAACGTTTAGTCGAAGATGGGTATTTGCTTATTCGGCAACTGCACGACCCAAGTAAAGTCAAGGAAGCACGCCGAGTGTTTCTCGAAAACCTTGCCGCTGCAGGGCAACTGGATTCTGGGCATCCGCTCGCTGACGGTGTTATTGCTGAGGGGAAACGCGGTAGATTTGACGGTGATTCAAAAAAAATAACCCACTCTCCCGAATTCCTCAATCTGGTTGAATCCCCAGAGCTCATGCAGTTCTTCAGTGAGTTTTTGGGCGAGCCAGCCCTCACTTACGATTTCAAATGGCTTCGTGTTGTTGGTCATCGTGGCTTCACGGGCGCTCATTACGACATTGTTTATATGGGGCGGGGTACCGAAGAGGTTTACACTGTTTGGACTCCATTAGGTGACGTTAGGTACGAAGATGGTCCGCTAGCTATGTTGGTTGGTTCGCACCAGTTTGACCGGATCCGGCAAACTTACGGCAAGATGGATGTTGACCGAGACAAGGTAGATGGTTGGTTTTCAAATGATCCCGTCGAACTAGTTGATTCTTACGGCGGTCAATGGCAAACAACTGAGTTCAAGGCGGGCGACGCACTGATTTTTGGTATGTACACCATGCATGGTTCTATCAGGAACATGACTAACCGCTTCAGGTTAAGTGCAGACACTCGATACCAACGAGCTAGCGACCCGGTGGACGAACGTTGGATAGGGGAAAATCCGAAGGCACACTATGCCTGGCTAAAGGGCGAAACAGTACCGATGGAAGAAGCACGAAAGCGTTGGGGTGTCTAA